The segment GCGTGCGAATTGAGCACGCTGCAGGAAGCGAAATTGGAAGGGGCCGACGTCGTCGTGTCTGCGACCGGCGACGACAAGGTCAACTTGGTGGTGTCCTTGCTCGCCAAGACCGAGTTCGGTGTTGGACGCACGGTGGGTCGCGTGAACAACCCCAAGAACGATTGGATGTTCAACGATTCCTGGGGCGTCGACGTCGCCGTCAATACCCCGCAGCTCATGACGGCGCTTGTCGAAGAAGCCGTGGAAATCGGTGACCTTGTCCGCCTGCTGACCTTGCAGACGGGCGTGTCCTCGCTCGTCGAATTCACCGTCCCCCACGACTCACACATCATCGGCAGCACGGTGGGCGGCATCGAATGGCCCGAAGACACCACCCTGGTGGCGATCCTCCGGGACCATGCACCCATCACTCCGAGCCGCGACGACGTGATCGACGGCGGAGACGAGCTGTTCTTCGTCACGACCATCGT is part of the Arthrobacter methylotrophus genome and harbors:
- a CDS encoding potassium channel family protein; the protein is MKVVIVGAGSVGSSIARELLAHKHEIMLIDLKPEVIGRSGLRGARWLVGDACELSTLQEAKLEGADVVVSATGDDKVNLVVSLLAKTEFGVGRTVGRVNNPKNDWMFNDSWGVDVAVNTPQLMTALVEEAVEIGDLVRLLTLQTGVSSLVEFTVPHDSHIIGSTVGGIEWPEDTTLVAILRDHAPITPSRDDVIDGGDELFFVTTIVAEDGLRALLSPSAADHGSVEVEEEFSDQSDDDGFDG